The following coding sequences lie in one Arachis ipaensis cultivar K30076 chromosome B05, Araip1.1, whole genome shotgun sequence genomic window:
- the LOC110263004 gene encoding uncharacterized protein LOC110263004, producing MMEHLKDKYPIKYQEVEKMGFGCLRHIPKWSMNQDLIVALTRSYNKDRMHLEVETGDISVNARVISQALRLPTNGDSFPKLDPKKHRHLIETFEGRTPKEVKTHIIRCSVTIEVEKEEFRRYFIMFAMKAFLFTSSNKYITTSFIPGVIDVHNPMRFFWGRHIYDCVKEGLRKYKEDGIRTIDGCMFALLILYLHTNKHGDLRGYFGGIEPWTKEWTVAELREVVKEEQVRKSV from the exons ATGATGGAGCATTTAAAAGATAAATATCCGATCAAATACCAAGAAGTTGAGAAAATGGGTTTTGGATGCCTGAGGCACATCCCTAAGTGGTCGATGAACCAAGATTTGATTGTCGCATTGACACGGTCATATAACAAGGATCGAATGCATTTGGAAGTTGAGACCGGAGACATATCGGTAAATGCACGAGTGATAAGTCAAGCATTGAGACTCCCTACAAATG GTGATAGCTTCCCGAAATTAGATCCGAAGAAGCATCGTCACCTCATAGAGACCTTTGAAGGCAGAACCCCAAAAGAGGTTAAGACCCATATTATTAGATGCTCGGTTACAATAGAAGTAGAAAAGGAGGAGTTCCGGCGCTACTTCATAATGTTTGCCATGAAGGCCTTTCTGTTTACTTCCAGTAACAAGTATATTACCACTTCATTCATCCCGGGCGTGATAGATGTGCATAATCCAATGAGATTTTTTTGGGGTAGACACATCTATGACTGTGTTAAGGAGGGCTTAAGGAAATATAAGGAAGATGGCATAAGGACTATTGATGGATGCATGTTTGCTCTCTTG ATACTTTACTTGCATACGAACAAACACGGGGACCTTAGGGGATATTTTGGTGGCATTGAACCATGGACTAAGGAATGGACTGTTGCTGAGCTTAGAGAAGTGGTAAAGGAAGAACAAGTTCGGAAATCGGTATAG